The following proteins are co-located in the Pseudanabaena sp. BC1403 genome:
- a CDS encoding molecular chaperone DnaJ produces MLSTTQTTKSCHPCEGKGYISIRDCSGEIQREENCSFCNGSGKIEIEI; encoded by the coding sequence ATTTTATCTACTACTCAAACAACTAAATCTTGCCACCCCTGCGAAGGCAAAGGCTATATATCAATTCGTGATTGCTCTGGAGAAATTCAACGCGAAGAAAACTGCTCATTTTGCAATGGCTCAGGCAAAATCGAAATAGAGATTTGA
- a CDS encoding FecR family protein, whose translation MKRSLLMPAIAIALFSCESQPTPAPTAPVTNATPKPIVVQEQAIAKVSLVEAKPVSVISKKDTKEIDAKVGMGLHVADTVRTQGKGKTQIEFNNGIGFRIGGDSIVQIKPNNQLNLTEGKMITWVKPGLTVPIEISTAYATAAIRGTTVFVEIPKDISKGIRFFSWEGTVVVKLANQSKEIILLTGEEIIVKPNSTTPPVVRRLTLNEWKEISKTSELLRSFDAPLPTQTVIDKLVPGQSSLSQTPPASIDKSVPIQPSPSQTPPASIDKSVPKQPSSSQTPANIDKSVPIQPSPSETPPAEPIDEQVRVKPNLDNPKKQDDDDDDD comes from the coding sequence ATGAAACGTTCTTTGTTAATGCCTGCTATAGCGATCGCACTATTTAGTTGCGAATCTCAACCAACTCCTGCACCTACTGCTCCAGTAACTAATGCTACGCCTAAGCCCATAGTAGTTCAAGAACAAGCGATCGCGAAAGTATCACTAGTTGAAGCAAAGCCAGTATCAGTAATATCAAAGAAAGATACTAAAGAAATCGATGCTAAAGTTGGAATGGGTTTACATGTAGCGGATACTGTCCGCACACAAGGAAAAGGGAAAACTCAAATTGAATTTAATAATGGGATAGGATTTCGGATTGGAGGAGATTCAATAGTACAGATTAAACCCAACAATCAACTTAATCTGACTGAGGGCAAGATGATTACTTGGGTGAAACCAGGATTAACAGTGCCAATTGAAATATCTACAGCCTATGCCACAGCCGCAATTCGAGGGACAACAGTCTTTGTTGAAATTCCTAAAGATATTAGTAAGGGAATTAGGTTTTTTTCTTGGGAGGGGACAGTAGTAGTTAAGTTAGCTAATCAGTCCAAAGAAATTATTTTGTTAACAGGTGAAGAAATAATTGTTAAGCCTAACTCCACAACACCTCCTGTTGTTCGTCGTTTGACACTCAATGAGTGGAAAGAAATTTCTAAAACCAGTGAATTATTGCGAAGCTTCGATGCTCCATTGCCTACCCAAACAGTTATTGACAAGCTCGTCCCAGGACAATCAAGTCTCAGTCAAACTCCTCCAGCCAGTATTGACAAATCCGTTCCAATCCAACCAAGCCCTAGTCAAACTCCTCCAGCCAGTATTGACAAATCCGTTCCAAAGCAACCAAGTTCTAGTCAAACTCCAGCCAATATTGACAAATCCGTTCCAATCCAACCAAGTCCTAGTGAAACTCCTCCTGCCGAGCCAATTGATGAACAGGTTCGTGTTAAACCTAATTTGGATAACCCAAAGAAGCAAGACGACGATGATGATGATGATTAA
- a CDS encoding helix-turn-helix transcriptional regulator, translating to MSAQGERVSILVKLARGDMSQRAFGAELGVSSTAVQHWENGVSIPETKHLSGIAARAGYTLEQAQNYLECGDLPESDVVTQMTKQIKKLSFKQIVLIDRAVSDRLVAIAESAGR from the coding sequence ATGAGCGCGCAAGGCGAAAGAGTCTCGATTCTGGTTAAGTTGGCTCGTGGTGATATGAGCCAAAGAGCTTTTGGCGCTGAACTGGGTGTATCTTCCACAGCCGTTCAGCATTGGGAGAATGGCGTTAGTATTCCAGAAACAAAGCATCTATCAGGTATCGCCGCTAGGGCTGGTTACACCTTAGAACAAGCTCAAAACTATCTAGAGTGTGGCGATCTGCCAGAGTCTGATGTTGTCACGCAAATGACAAAGCAAATTAAAAAGCTTTCATTTAAACAAATCGTGCTTATCGACAGGGCTGTAAGTGATAGGTTAGTTGCGATCGCGGAGAGTGCAGGAAGGTAG
- a CDS encoding HNH endonuclease, translating into MPMNRKLYPPDWDIIAFEVKQEAEWICQKCGKQCLRPNEVAEAHKTDIREWAIHTLTVHHIDHVPMNCDRENLIALCSVCHRRQHAHDKKFGITTHQPSLFQL; encoded by the coding sequence ATGCCGATGAACCGCAAACTTTATCCACCTGACTGGGACATCATTGCTTTTGAAGTAAAGCAAGAGGCTGAGTGGATTTGCCAGAAATGTGGCAAGCAATGCCTTAGACCTAATGAAGTAGCTGAAGCCCATAAAACAGATATTCGCGAGTGGGCTATTCATACACTCACAGTTCACCACATCGATCATGTGCCGATGAATTGCGATCGCGAAAATCTAATCGCACTTTGCAGCGTGTGCCACCGTCGCCAACACGCCCATGACAAGAAATTTGGAATCACCACCCATCAACCAAGTCTTTTTCAGCTATGA
- a CDS encoding DUF5906 domain-containing protein, producing MKFSIFDHVQFNKTGRAICPSCLLTKGEGYRKYNLSVSLQPKDHGAYICHRGCTTEQIREAIGDAKPLEKTYIPTAKPPKPIEYKTIEHVESNSRLLFSLSESQSALQYLTERGLEEATIKFFKIGFTYKKFKKGEKWLCYPCIFIPYEIEEGKWLGKYFPTKWLPEADRPDVPMVQPSVTARWYFTLKTEAKELWICEGEWDALLLGQKLYDKQYFDNQINVASATCGAGGIPKDLSPLDQYDRIVIFYDLDYPDHKGRRAGQDGAKKLAEAIGDRAFIGTVPALASHKNGFDITDGFKEFGDEYLAMLIQASVSENTIDVVSEEIPQTAADNPQTAADNPQAAQSATEEPEQEVIHLDRYDPDEPPISEHFNQIAQKKLFSDKHWVCINDTLHYWTGTHYEASPDPVEKRRISEFCNKFLVYDDRTNKRTYKYANEQSVNAVMKWVKVGFGVDPTTVNPTGLNLANGVLTIEWEGKKPSWKLRNHHPNLVYTYCSKVKHDPKADHETCDRLLVALDDAQRDVFLKTIAACFDLANVRKVMPDRLRGLLLQGDGSNGKDTLREAIAEIFSRGITGCSLRDFQQYDEGKKFPLAKLEYSRINWASENHSRLSLDSLQSLKNVLTGDPIDIERKNVDDYDIKPACIVLLNCNEAPSIVGAQKAIESRYAIVKFAKTFTSDPQSPDELPADPRFKNDPEFLQNQVCPSLLNRLLDALVRLMQDGIDYKPLAGAIQEAKEASCHLIRWAADIKLEQGDGCIKIGDLYESLKSWYVDQGILDVETTDKGKERFDWLDDGNRFDPWIKAPRLMKQGLTKIFPRARFSQRTKHGFLVYGIQSINFAISYEFDSFGSPEERNQDIERLLPDEPNGEPNLFDSFLVNQINNTANNLAGEPKSTGEPNYFGGEAKKADNHAIGEPMNQGEPNLGVTNNYSQKKSKNLRAGDRVRVKSPHFLAGKVGDLLSCDRDKTPEAIVGGDGWAVTQYFSIDQLEAC from the coding sequence ATGAAATTTTCCATCTTTGATCACGTTCAATTCAACAAAACAGGTAGGGCAATATGTCCATCGTGCCTACTGACAAAGGGGGAAGGATACCGCAAATACAATTTATCGGTATCACTTCAACCAAAGGATCATGGGGCTTATATTTGTCATCGTGGCTGTACAACTGAGCAAATCAGAGAGGCAATCGGAGACGCAAAGCCTCTTGAGAAAACCTATATCCCTACAGCCAAGCCGCCAAAGCCTATCGAGTACAAAACGATCGAGCATGTAGAAAGTAATAGTCGCTTATTATTCTCTCTATCAGAATCACAGTCAGCACTTCAATACTTGACAGAGAGGGGCTTAGAAGAGGCAACTATTAAGTTTTTCAAGATTGGATTTACTTATAAAAAATTTAAAAAAGGGGAAAAGTGGCTATGTTACCCGTGCATTTTTATCCCCTACGAAATCGAAGAGGGCAAATGGCTCGGCAAATATTTCCCTACCAAATGGTTACCAGAGGCAGATCGCCCCGATGTGCCGATGGTTCAACCATCAGTTACCGCACGCTGGTACTTTACCCTCAAGACTGAGGCAAAAGAATTATGGATTTGTGAAGGTGAATGGGATGCCCTTTTGTTAGGGCAAAAACTGTATGACAAACAATATTTTGACAACCAAATCAATGTAGCTTCAGCAACCTGTGGAGCTGGTGGCATTCCCAAAGATTTATCTCCCCTGGACCAATACGATCGCATCGTGATTTTTTATGATTTGGATTACCCCGATCACAAAGGGCGACGGGCTGGACAGGATGGAGCCAAGAAACTTGCTGAGGCAATTGGCGATCGCGCATTCATCGGCACAGTACCAGCGCTCGCAAGCCACAAAAACGGGTTTGATATCACCGATGGCTTTAAGGAATTTGGCGATGAATACCTTGCAATGCTTATCCAAGCATCAGTTTCAGAAAATACTATTGATGTTGTTTCAGAGGAAATTCCACAAACTGCTGCGGATAATCCACAAACTGCTGCGGATAATCCACAGGCGGCGCAAAGCGCCACAGAGGAACCAGAGCAAGAAGTTATCCATCTAGACCGATACGACCCCGATGAACCGCCAATTTCTGAGCATTTCAACCAAATTGCACAGAAAAAACTATTTAGTGATAAGCACTGGGTTTGCATCAATGACACCTTGCATTATTGGACAGGCACACATTACGAAGCCAGTCCCGATCCAGTAGAGAAGCGTCGCATCAGTGAATTTTGTAATAAATTTCTGGTCTACGATGACCGCACCAACAAGAGGACATACAAATATGCCAACGAGCAAAGCGTCAACGCTGTAATGAAATGGGTCAAAGTTGGCTTTGGTGTTGACCCTACAACCGTTAATCCCACAGGGTTAAATCTTGCCAATGGTGTTTTGACTATTGAATGGGAAGGTAAAAAACCATCTTGGAAACTCAGAAACCATCACCCAAATTTGGTTTATACCTATTGCTCCAAAGTCAAACATGACCCCAAAGCCGATCATGAAACTTGCGATCGCTTATTAGTTGCGCTTGATGATGCACAGCGAGACGTATTTCTTAAAACCATAGCCGCCTGTTTCGACTTGGCAAATGTGCGTAAAGTCATGCCAGATCGTCTGCGTGGTTTACTTTTGCAAGGTGACGGCTCAAACGGTAAAGACACACTCAGAGAAGCGATCGCTGAAATATTTTCTCGTGGTATCACTGGTTGTTCCCTGCGAGATTTCCAACAATATGACGAGGGAAAAAAGTTTCCACTTGCCAAGCTGGAATACAGTCGCATCAATTGGGCATCAGAAAACCACTCACGCTTAAGCCTTGACAGTCTGCAATCTCTTAAAAATGTGCTTACTGGTGATCCGATTGACATCGAACGTAAAAACGTAGATGACTATGACATCAAACCCGCCTGTATCGTGCTTTTGAACTGCAACGAAGCACCGTCAATCGTTGGCGCACAAAAAGCCATTGAATCAAGATATGCGATCGTCAAATTTGCCAAAACATTTACCAGTGACCCGCAATCACCAGACGAACTACCCGCCGATCCGCGATTCAAAAACGACCCCGAATTTCTTCAAAATCAAGTCTGTCCATCATTGCTCAATCGCTTACTAGATGCACTGGTCAGACTTATGCAAGATGGTATCGATTACAAACCTTTGGCGGGCGCAATTCAAGAAGCGAAAGAAGCAAGCTGTCATCTAATTAGATGGGCGGCTGATATCAAATTAGAACAGGGTGATGGATGTATCAAAATTGGTGATCTTTATGAAAGCCTTAAATCTTGGTATGTCGATCAAGGCATTTTGGATGTTGAAACAACTGACAAAGGTAAAGAGCGATTTGATTGGCTTGACGATGGCAATCGTTTCGACCCTTGGATAAAAGCACCAAGACTGATGAAGCAAGGGTTAACCAAAATCTTTCCAAGAGCGCGTTTCAGCCAAAGGACAAAGCACGGTTTTCTAGTCTATGGTATTCAATCTATAAATTTTGCAATTTCTTATGAATTTGATTCATTTGGTTCACCTGAAGAAAGAAATCAAGACATAGAAAGGCTTTTACCCGATGAACCAAACGGTGAACCAAATTTATTTGATTCATTTTTGGTGAACCAAATTAATAACACTGCAAATAATTTAGCTGGTGAACCAAAATCGACTGGTGAACCAAATTATTTTGGTGGTGAAGCAAAAAAAGCTGACAACCACGCCATTGGTGAACCAATGAACCAAGGTGAACCAAATTTGGGTGTCACTAATAATTACTCGCAGAAAAAATCAAAAAATCTTAGAGCTGGCGATCGCGTTCGCGTAAAATCACCGCATTTTCTAGCAGGTAAGGTTGGAGATTTACTATCTTGCGATCGCGACAAAACACCTGAAGCCATTGTTGGTGGAGATGGATGGGCTGTAACCCAGTATTTCAGTATCGATCAGTTGGAGGCTTGCTAA